In Promicromonospora sp. Populi, one genomic interval encodes:
- a CDS encoding biotin carboxylase N-terminal domain-containing protein: MPRTISKVLIANRGEIAVRVARGCADAGLTSVAVYADQDREALHVRLADEAFALGGARAADTYLDPAKLLDVARRSGADAVHPGYGFLSENAEFAQAVLDAGLTWIGPPPSAIEALGDKVSARHIAQRAGAPLVPGTPDPVKNSAEVKAFAEEYGLPVAIKAAFGGGGRGLKVARTFDEIDELFDSAVREATAAFGRGECFVERYLDKPRHVETQCLADAHGNVVVVSTRDCSLQRRHQKLVEEAPAPFLTPEQEKSLYTASEAILREAGYVGAGTCEFLVGLDGTISFLEVNTRLQVEHPVTEEVTGIDLVREQLRIAAGEPLGYHSPVVRGHSIEFRINGEDPAAGFLPAPGRLNTILWPSGPGVRVDSGVVAGDSVSGAFDSMIAKVIVTGATRTQAIERARRALRELVVEGIPTVVPFHRAVLDADAFVPADGSAFRVHTRWIETEFADTLKALAPAPAPEAEVEEVTAERVVVEVGGRRLEVVLPAGLGVAAGRARTANAARRPRRAPGAKPSSGSAGNTLASPMQGTIVKVAVEDGAQVAEGDLVVVLEAMKMEQPILAHRAGTVRSLTAAPGASVTAGAPICEIVD; the protein is encoded by the coding sequence ATGCCCAGAACCATCTCCAAGGTGCTCATCGCCAACCGAGGTGAGATCGCCGTGCGCGTGGCCCGTGGATGTGCCGACGCGGGGCTGACCTCCGTCGCCGTCTACGCCGACCAGGACCGCGAGGCGCTGCACGTCCGGCTCGCGGACGAGGCCTTCGCGCTCGGCGGAGCGCGCGCGGCGGACACCTACCTGGACCCGGCGAAGCTGCTCGACGTCGCCCGCCGTTCGGGCGCCGACGCCGTGCACCCGGGCTACGGGTTCCTGTCGGAGAACGCGGAGTTCGCGCAGGCTGTGCTCGACGCGGGGCTCACCTGGATCGGGCCGCCGCCGTCGGCCATCGAGGCGCTGGGTGACAAGGTGAGCGCGCGGCACATCGCGCAGCGCGCTGGCGCGCCGCTGGTCCCCGGCACACCCGACCCGGTCAAGAACAGCGCAGAGGTCAAGGCCTTCGCCGAGGAGTACGGGCTGCCCGTCGCCATCAAGGCGGCGTTCGGCGGCGGCGGTCGCGGGCTGAAGGTCGCGCGCACGTTCGACGAGATCGACGAGCTGTTCGACTCGGCGGTCCGCGAGGCGACGGCGGCGTTCGGTCGCGGCGAGTGCTTCGTGGAGCGCTACCTGGACAAGCCGCGGCACGTGGAGACGCAGTGCCTCGCGGACGCCCACGGCAACGTCGTGGTGGTGTCCACGCGGGACTGCTCGCTGCAGCGACGTCACCAGAAGCTGGTCGAGGAGGCGCCCGCGCCGTTCCTCACGCCGGAGCAGGAGAAGTCCCTGTACACGGCCTCAGAGGCGATCCTGCGCGAGGCCGGCTACGTGGGCGCGGGCACTTGCGAGTTCCTGGTGGGCCTCGACGGCACCATCTCGTTCCTCGAGGTGAACACGCGGCTCCAGGTGGAGCACCCGGTGACCGAGGAGGTCACGGGCATCGACCTGGTGCGCGAGCAGCTGCGCATCGCGGCCGGCGAGCCGCTCGGCTACCACTCCCCTGTGGTGCGCGGGCACTCCATCGAGTTCCGCATCAACGGTGAGGACCCGGCCGCGGGCTTCCTCCCGGCGCCAGGCCGCCTGAACACGATTCTTTGGCCGTCCGGCCCGGGTGTGCGGGTCGACTCGGGTGTTGTCGCGGGCGACTCGGTCTCCGGCGCGTTCGACTCGATGATCGCGAAGGTCATCGTCACGGGTGCCACGCGCACCCAGGCGATCGAGCGCGCGCGCCGCGCGCTGCGCGAGCTTGTGGTCGAGGGCATCCCGACGGTCGTCCCGTTCCACCGCGCGGTGCTCGACGCCGATGCGTTCGTCCCGGCCGACGGTTCCGCGTTCCGCGTGCACACCCGCTGGATCGAGACCGAGTTCGCCGACACGCTCAAGGCACTGGCCCCGGCGCCCGCACCGGAGGCCGAGGTGGAAGAGGTCACCGCCGAGCGCGTGGTGGTCGAGGTGGGCGGACGCCGGCTCGAGGTCGTGCTGCCCGCCGGGCTCGGCGTCGCCGCGGGCCGCGCGCGCACGGCGAACGCTGCCCGCCGTCCCAGGCGAGCTCCCGGCGCCAAGCCGTCCAGCGGTTCGGCCGGCAACACGCTGGCCTCCCCGATGCAGGGCACGATCGTCAAGGTGGCGGTCGAGGACGGCGCGCAGGTGGCCGAGGGCGACCTCGTCGTCGTGCTGGAGGCCATGAAGATGGAGCAGCCGATCCTGGCCCACCGGGCGGGCACCGTGCGGTCCCTGACGGCCGCGCCCGGCGCGAGCGTGACGGCGGGCGCTCCGATCTGCGAGATCGTCGACTGA
- a CDS encoding nucleoside triphosphate pyrophosphatase, with product MPRLVLASQSPARLATLKSAGVTPDVIVSGVDEDKVLVDAADRFGELDPADAVLVLAQAKAEEVAARLEGAVVDTSDDAASDTADVIDTADVIVVGCDSMLEIDGTVVGKPADAATARERWRSMRGSKGVLHTGHWLVDLRDDSSGGTGGTLGSTSSTTVWFADIDDDEIDAYVATDEPLYVAGAFTIDGLGGPYIERIEGDHHGVVGISLPLLRELLGELGVPWRVLRTP from the coding sequence GTGCCACGTCTGGTCCTCGCCTCACAGTCCCCTGCCCGACTCGCGACGCTGAAGTCCGCCGGAGTCACCCCGGACGTCATCGTCTCCGGCGTCGACGAGGACAAGGTCCTCGTCGACGCCGCCGACCGGTTCGGTGAGCTCGATCCGGCGGACGCGGTGCTCGTCCTGGCCCAGGCCAAGGCCGAGGAGGTCGCGGCCCGGCTCGAAGGCGCCGTCGTCGACACCTCGGACGACGCCGCGAGCGACACCGCGGACGTCATAGACACCGCGGACGTCATAGTGGTCGGCTGCGACTCCATGCTGGAGATCGACGGCACCGTCGTCGGCAAACCGGCCGACGCCGCCACCGCGCGGGAGCGCTGGCGCTCCATGCGCGGCAGCAAGGGTGTGCTGCACACGGGCCACTGGCTGGTGGACCTACGCGACGACAGCTCCGGCGGCACGGGCGGCACCCTCGGCTCGACCAGCTCGACCACCGTCTGGTTCGCCGACATCGACGACGACGAGATCGACGCCTACGTCGCCACCGACGAGCCGCTGTACGTGGCGGGCGCGTTCACGATCGACGGGCTGGGCGGCCCCTACATCGAGCGCATCGAGGGTGACCACCACGGCGTCGTCGGCATCAGCCTCCCGCTGTTGCGCGAGCTCCTGGGTGAGCTGGGCGTCCCGTGGCGGGTGCTCCGCACCCCCTGA
- a CDS encoding DUF885 domain-containing protein, protein MVSPTRTPTPIDAVADDYVTDLIKLSPLSATAMGLPGHDHEMDDLSPAGHNAVAQAGRDTLAKLDGLVPADDVDRVTLSAMRERIGLDLELHDAGEDLRNLNNIASPVQGLRDVFDIMATDSVEAWENIASRLNGLPGAVDGYIESLSAAAAQGNVAAIRQVRECVDQARELAGGDSFFTSFTRGQAVDDVLDDSAACSLVRKELELGATAARGAYAKLADFLERDLAPQAPEADAVGRDRYTLFSRYFLGAKVDLDETYQWGLEELARVIAEQESVAAQIAGPGATIEEAVAALDADPARKLLGTAALKAWMQETSDAAITALNGTHFDVPEPVLDLECMIAPTQSGGIYYTPPSDDWTRPGRMWWAVPAGVTEFNTWREKTTVYHEGVPGHHLQCGQAVFARETLNNWRRLACWVSGHGEGWALYAERLMADLGYMDDPGDRLGMLDAQRLRAARVVFDIGVHLGLKAPEEWGGGTWTAEQAWPFLKANVNMPEQFVRFEFNRYLGWPGQAPSYKVGQRLWEQTRDEAKAAVPAGQEFDAKAFHARALNLGSVGLDTLREALA, encoded by the coding sequence ATGGTCAGCCCCACACGCACCCCCACGCCGATCGACGCAGTCGCCGACGACTACGTCACCGACCTCATCAAGCTCTCCCCGCTGTCCGCGACAGCCATGGGCCTGCCCGGGCACGACCACGAGATGGACGACCTCTCCCCCGCCGGGCACAACGCCGTCGCCCAGGCCGGCCGGGACACCCTGGCCAAGCTCGACGGCCTGGTACCCGCCGACGACGTCGACCGGGTCACGCTGTCCGCGATGCGGGAGCGGATCGGGCTCGACCTGGAGCTGCACGACGCCGGTGAGGACCTGCGCAACCTGAACAACATCGCGTCCCCCGTGCAGGGGCTGCGCGACGTCTTCGACATCATGGCCACCGACTCCGTCGAGGCGTGGGAGAACATCGCCTCCCGCCTGAACGGGCTCCCGGGCGCCGTCGACGGGTACATCGAGTCGCTCAGTGCCGCGGCCGCACAGGGGAACGTGGCGGCGATCCGCCAGGTGCGCGAGTGCGTCGACCAGGCGCGCGAGCTGGCCGGCGGCGACTCGTTCTTCACGTCGTTCACGCGGGGGCAGGCCGTCGACGACGTGCTGGACGACTCGGCCGCCTGCAGCCTGGTCCGCAAGGAGCTGGAGCTAGGCGCCACGGCTGCCCGCGGCGCCTACGCCAAGCTTGCCGACTTCCTGGAGCGCGACCTCGCCCCGCAGGCCCCGGAGGCCGACGCCGTGGGCCGCGACCGCTACACCCTGTTCTCGCGCTACTTCCTGGGCGCGAAGGTGGACCTCGACGAGACCTACCAGTGGGGCCTCGAGGAGCTCGCCCGCGTCATCGCCGAGCAGGAGTCGGTGGCCGCGCAGATCGCCGGCCCGGGTGCCACGATCGAGGAGGCGGTAGCGGCGCTCGACGCCGACCCCGCGCGCAAGCTGCTGGGCACCGCCGCCCTCAAGGCCTGGATGCAGGAGACGTCCGACGCCGCGATCACCGCCCTGAACGGCACGCACTTCGACGTCCCCGAGCCCGTGCTGGACCTGGAGTGCATGATCGCGCCGACCCAGTCGGGCGGCATCTACTACACGCCGCCGAGCGACGACTGGACCCGGCCGGGGCGCATGTGGTGGGCCGTGCCCGCCGGGGTCACCGAGTTCAACACCTGGCGCGAGAAGACGACCGTCTACCACGAGGGTGTTCCCGGCCATCACCTGCAGTGCGGCCAGGCCGTGTTCGCCCGCGAGACGCTCAACAACTGGCGCCGGCTGGCCTGCTGGGTGTCCGGCCACGGCGAGGGCTGGGCCCTCTACGCCGAGCGACTCATGGCCGACCTGGGCTACATGGACGACCCGGGCGACCGCCTCGGCATGCTCGACGCGCAGCGCCTGCGCGCGGCCCGCGTCGTGTTCGACATCGGCGTGCACCTGGGCCTGAAGGCCCCCGAAGAGTGGGGCGGCGGCACCTGGACCGCCGAGCAGGCCTGGCCGTTCCTCAAGGCCAACGTGAACATGCCGGAGCAGTTCGTCCGCTTCGAGTTCAACCGCTACCTCGGCTGGCCGGGCCAGGCTCCGTCGTACAAGGTGGGGCAGCGCCTCTGGGAGCAGACCCGCGACGAGGCCAAGGCGGCAGTGCCCGCCGGCCAGGAGTTTGACGCCAAGGCCTTCCACGCCCGGGCCCTCAACCTGGGCTCGGTAGGCCTGGACACCCTCCGCGAGGCCCTCGCCTAA
- a CDS encoding acyl-CoA carboxylase epsilon subunit, which yields MSPEVRVVRGEPDDVEVAALVAGLAAVAAAGPEPEDAAPLDEWINHSRALRGNGAATAKNFGGRSGRHNADAWRWSLRS from the coding sequence ATGAGCCCCGAGGTACGCGTTGTACGCGGCGAGCCCGACGACGTCGAGGTGGCGGCCCTGGTCGCGGGCCTCGCCGCCGTCGCGGCGGCGGGCCCGGAGCCCGAGGACGCCGCCCCGCTCGACGAGTGGATCAACCACTCCCGGGCGCTGCGGGGGAACGGGGCGGCTACTGCCAAGAACTTTGGTGGACGGTCGGGGCGGCACAACGCTGATGCTTGGCGCTGGAGCCTGCGGTCCTGA